In Phacochoerus africanus isolate WHEZ1 chromosome 2, ROS_Pafr_v1, whole genome shotgun sequence, one DNA window encodes the following:
- the C2H18orf32 gene encoding UPF0729 protein C18orf32 homolog, which translates to MVCIPCIVIPVLLWVYKKFLEPYIYPLISPFVSRMWPKKAVRDCNDKNKGKVDYKGADINGLPTRGPTEISDKKKD; encoded by the exons ATGGTGTGCATTCCCTGCATTGTCATTCCAGTTCTGCTCTGGGTCTACAAAAAATTCCTGGAACCATATATATACCCTCTCATCTCCCCCTTTGTTAGCCGTATGTGGCCTAAGAAAGCTGTACGAGACTGCAATGataaaaacaaaggcaaagtGGACTATAAG ggtGCAGACATAAATGGATTACCAACAAGAGGACCAACAGAAATCTCTGataaaaagaaagactaa